The Clostridioides sp. ES-S-0010-02 genome window below encodes:
- a CDS encoding FtsX-like permease family protein, giving the protein MISLMKFAIQYIKHYKKQSISIILSIVLSVALLTGIGSLVNSANKSKIEKIRADNGDYHFYFKVDNKQLQKIKKDKKSNEYTVNRLGITNTKGSIDEPFIMNFLNVDSSYLDMTGRKLLKGKLPSKEGEIALDTYSLNNLNIKEKIGTEINLDGKTYKLCGILSDILNPETALEGFVDSSTFSEENGNYMVYVKFDENKNIKKQSARFMREFSISKKSSYVNWNLSSEFGVKPPITFERYSVFQFLNSLKLNTNAIVLIIGIFSAAAIYSIFHVSILQRISQYGVLEVLGANNKQLLLLLFLELFLLFIIGFPIGCILGIGVASTIHQQFPHIFLGSDIIPGSFFISEKSIYLGFLFLALLLILITVRVVYKLSKYSSIESMKNFEVISKQNREIKSIKFSNITAVLSHKYMTQKKGMFIGILCSLALGGIIFLCSSYSIQLTRNNNELTMKADDGLNSDYQIAMQTTDFDIGIPKDKISRLNEVEGVSSIHPVRYFFGGIHIRDEQLLWKNFFKPLEKDYRIKNFFNGICTKQSDGGYLLKTNIYGYNANMLKGLNPYIIDGKIDNSDMVKNNKVIVRLPMDGTGIYGAVDIKPGDTIKVKVPKTMKPTDETIKFKEEDKNDYTVKEFVVAATVKRVMANNIYFIGDYGMDIVMTNEQMESNFNIINYNMASIKKTKESNSMEVAKEIKNVIHNIKRCIVTDYTIAIEKNNIYLNQKLLFIYGIVFVLLSISLFHIINTVSYLVFSRRHEFGILRAMGITDNKFLIMMMREGFLYGLYASIIMVIGSIIGQSMIYFIVKRVYLYINPVFNINMSLYVGMIILNITISIIAVIIPVKQILKSDIISEINRD; this is encoded by the coding sequence ATGATATCTTTAATGAAGTTTGCAATTCAATATATTAAACATTATAAAAAACAATCTATATCTATAATCTTAAGCATCGTACTATCAGTAGCCTTATTGACAGGAATTGGTTCTTTAGTAAATAGTGCAAATAAAAGTAAAATTGAGAAAATAAGAGCGGATAATGGAGATTATCATTTTTATTTTAAGGTAGATAATAAACAACTACAAAAAATTAAGAAAGACAAAAAATCAAATGAATACACTGTAAATAGACTTGGTATCACAAATACTAAAGGTTCTATAGATGAACCTTTCATTATGAATTTTTTAAATGTGGATTCATCTTATTTAGATATGACAGGTAGAAAATTATTGAAAGGAAAGCTTCCTAGCAAAGAAGGAGAAATAGCACTTGATACCTATTCATTAAATAATTTAAATATAAAAGAAAAAATTGGAACAGAGATAAATTTAGACGGAAAAACTTATAAGTTATGTGGGATTTTATCTGATATTTTAAATCCAGAAACTGCTTTAGAGGGCTTTGTAGATAGTTCTACATTTTCTGAAGAAAATGGTAATTATATGGTTTATGTAAAATTTGATGAAAATAAAAATATAAAAAAACAGAGTGCTAGATTTATGAGAGAATTTAGTATATCGAAAAAAAGTTCCTATGTAAACTGGAATTTATCAAGTGAATTTGGTGTAAAACCTCCAATAACTTTTGAAAGATATAGTGTATTTCAATTTTTAAATTCTTTAAAATTAAATACAAATGCAATTGTTTTGATTATTGGAATATTTAGTGCAGCAGCAATATATAGTATTTTCCATGTTTCGATACTTCAAAGAATATCACAATATGGCGTTTTAGAAGTGTTAGGTGCTAATAATAAGCAACTTTTACTACTCTTGTTTTTAGAATTATTTTTACTTTTTATCATAGGTTTTCCTATAGGATGTATTTTAGGCATAGGAGTAGCTTCAACAATACATCAACAATTTCCTCATATATTCTTAGGTAGTGATATTATTCCAGGGTCATTTTTTATAAGTGAAAAATCTATTTACTTAGGATTTTTGTTTTTAGCATTATTGTTAATTTTAATCACTGTACGAGTTGTATATAAGCTAAGCAAATATTCTAGTATTGAGTCAATGAAAAATTTTGAAGTTATTAGTAAACAGAATAGAGAGATAAAAAGTATAAAGTTTTCTAACATTACAGCAGTATTATCTCATAAATATATGACTCAAAAAAAAGGAATGTTTATAGGGATTTTGTGTTCATTAGCACTTGGGGGAATTATTTTTCTATGTTCTAGCTATTCTATACAACTTACTAGAAATAATAACGAGCTTACAATGAAGGCTGATGATGGTTTAAATTCTGATTATCAAATAGCTATGCAAACAACTGATTTTGATATAGGAATACCAAAAGATAAAATTTCAAGACTAAACGAAGTAGAAGGTGTATCAAGTATTCACCCAGTAAGGTATTTTTTTGGCGGTATACACATTAGAGATGAACAATTACTTTGGAAAAATTTCTTTAAACCTCTTGAAAAAGATTACAGAATAAAGAATTTTTTCAATGGAATTTGCACTAAACAAAGTGATGGGGGATACCTTTTAAAGACAAATATCTATGGATATAATGCTAACATGTTAAAAGGATTAAATCCTTATATTATTGATGGAAAAATTGATAATTCTGACATGGTTAAAAATAATAAAGTGATTGTTAGACTTCCTATGGATGGTACTGGTATATATGGTGCAGTTGACATAAAGCCAGGAGATACTATCAAAGTTAAAGTGCCAAAAACAATGAAACCTACTGATGAGACTATTAAGTTTAAAGAAGAAGATAAAAATGATTATACAGTAAAAGAATTTGTAGTTGCTGCTACTGTAAAACGTGTAATGGCAAATAATATATACTTTATTGGCGATTATGGCATGGATATAGTTATGACAAATGAACAAATGGAAAGTAATTTTAATATCATAAATTACAATATGGCCAGTATAAAAAAGACGAAAGAAAGCAATAGCATGGAAGTAGCTAAAGAAATAAAAAATGTTATACATAATATAAAACGATGTATTGTGACAGATTATACTATTGCTATTGAAAAAAATAATATTTATTTAAACCAGAAATTATTGTTTATATATGGTATCGTATTTGTACTTCTAAGCATAAGTTTGTTTCATATTATCAATACAGTGAGTTATTTAGTTTTTTCAAGAAGACATGAATTTGGAATTTTAAGAGCTATGGGAATCACAGATAATAAGTTTTTGATTATGATGATGAGGGAAGGTTTTTTATATGGACTATATGCAAGTATTATAATGGTAATTGGAAGTATTATTGGGCAATCTATGATTTATTTTATAGTAAAACGCGTATATTTATATATAAATCCAGTTTTCAATATAAATATGTCTCTATATGTGGGTATGATTATTTTAAATATTACTATTAGTATTATTGCAGTTATCATTCCAGTAAAACAAATATTAAAGAGTGATATTATTTCAGAAATAAATAGAGATTAA
- a CDS encoding coenzyme F420-0:L-glutamate ligase: MDRLVGTVSRGVRAPIIRQGDDLVKIVVDSVLNASKSENFEVRDKDVIAVTEAVVARAQGNYAHVDNIAKDVKDKFGDDTVGVIFPILSRNRFAICLKGIAKGCRKVVLMLSYPSDEVGNHLISIDELDDKGINPWSDVLTEEKYRELFGYNKHTFTGVDYVDYYKNLIKECGAEVEIVFANNPKTILNYTTSVLTCDIHTRQRTKRILNQNGAKKVYSLDDIMTSSVDGSGYNDQYGLLGSNKATEETVKLFPINCDEVVNKIQSNIKEITGKNVEVMVYGDGAFKDPVGKIWELADPVVSPAYTKGLEGTPNEVKLKYLADNDFADLSGDELKEAISKYIVEKDNKSDDLTGNMVSQGTTPRRLTDLIGSLADLTSGSGDKGTPIIYIQGYFDNYTK, from the coding sequence ATGGATAGATTAGTTGGAACTGTTTCAAGAGGTGTTAGAGCACCTATTATAAGACAAGGAGATGACTTAGTTAAAATAGTTGTTGATTCTGTCTTAAATGCATCAAAGAGTGAAAACTTTGAAGTTAGAGACAAAGATGTAATTGCTGTTACAGAAGCTGTTGTTGCTAGAGCACAAGGAAACTATGCTCATGTTGACAATATAGCGAAAGATGTAAAAGATAAATTTGGAGATGATACTGTTGGTGTTATATTTCCAATTTTAAGTAGAAATCGTTTTGCAATATGTCTAAAGGGTATTGCAAAAGGATGTAGAAAAGTTGTATTAATGTTAAGCTACCCTTCTGATGAGGTTGGAAATCACTTGATAAGTATTGATGAACTTGATGACAAAGGAATAAACCCTTGGTCAGATGTGTTAACAGAAGAAAAATATAGAGAACTATTTGGATATAATAAACATACATTTACTGGTGTTGATTATGTTGATTATTATAAAAATTTAATTAAAGAGTGTGGTGCAGAAGTAGAAATAGTTTTTGCTAACAATCCAAAAACTATACTTAATTACACAACAAGTGTTTTAACTTGTGATATACATACAAGACAAAGAACAAAGAGAATTTTAAATCAAAATGGTGCTAAAAAGGTATATTCTCTTGATGATATAATGACATCAAGTGTAGATGGTAGTGGGTATAATGACCAATATGGACTTTTAGGTTCAAACAAAGCTACAGAAGAAACTGTAAAATTATTCCCTATAAATTGTGATGAAGTTGTAAATAAAATTCAAAGCAATATAAAAGAAATTACAGGTAAAAATGTAGAGGTAATGGTTTATGGAGATGGAGCGTTCAAAGACCCTGTAGGGAAAATATGGGAGCTAGCTGACCCAGTAGTTTCTCCTGCTTATACAAAAGGCTTAGAAGGTACTCCAAATGAGGTGAAATTAAAATATTTAGCTGATAATGATTTTGCTGACTTATCTGGAGATGAGTTAAAAGAAGCAATTTCAAAATACATAGTTGAAAAAGATAATAAATCTGATGATTTAACAGGAAATATGGTTTCTCAAGGTACTACTCCAAGAAGACTTACAGACCTTATAGGTTCTTTAGCAGATTTAACTTCTGGAAGTGGAGATAAAGGTACTCCTATTATTTACATACAAGGTTATTTTGATAACTATACAAAATAA
- a CDS encoding LysR family transcriptional regulator gives MNVKLELYKVFNAVVSHKSFSVAAKELFMSQPAVSQSIKQLEEQLDTILFYRNNKGVKLTPEGKILSEHVATALNLIASGEDRINKFKKLEYGSLKIGVGDTAARFFLLKYLEIFHKKYPHIHVSTINRTSRELISLLKDGNIDIAIINMPIEDETLNIVECIEIHDIFVCANDYIEYKGKQISLEELNLLPLIMLENKANSRLYVNEYFLSKGIKLNPDIELGSHELLLEFAYINLGVSCVIEEFSIDYLNSGKLFKLDIKEPIPKRSIGYCHLKNISLSLATKEFLSMISNNM, from the coding sequence ATGAACGTAAAACTTGAATTATATAAAGTTTTCAATGCAGTTGTAAGTCATAAGAGCTTTTCTGTTGCTGCCAAAGAATTATTTATGTCACAGCCAGCTGTAAGCCAATCAATTAAACAATTAGAAGAACAATTAGATACTATATTATTTTATAGAAATAATAAAGGTGTAAAGTTAACTCCAGAAGGGAAAATTTTAAGTGAACATGTTGCTACTGCATTAAACTTAATCGCATCAGGAGAAGATAGAATAAATAAATTTAAAAAATTGGAATATGGTTCATTAAAAATTGGAGTAGGAGATACAGCAGCACGTTTTTTTCTATTAAAGTATTTGGAAATTTTTCATAAGAAATACCCACATATACATGTATCTACAATAAATAGAACTAGTAGAGAACTTATATCCTTACTTAAAGATGGTAATATTGATATAGCAATCATAAATATGCCAATAGAAGATGAAACATTAAATATCGTTGAATGTATTGAGATACATGACATATTTGTATGTGCAAATGATTACATAGAATACAAAGGAAAGCAAATATCTTTAGAAGAATTAAATTTGTTACCTTTGATAATGTTAGAAAATAAAGCAAATTCAAGGCTTTATGTAAATGAATATTTTTTATCAAAAGGTATAAAGCTAAATCCAGATATAGAATTAGGCTCTCATGAATTACTTTTAGAATTTGCATATATAAATCTTGGAGTATCTTGTGTTATAGAAGAATTTAGCATAGATTACTTAAATAGTGGAAAATTATTCAAATTAGACATAAAAGAGCCAATACCTAAAAGAAGTATAGGTTATTGCCATTTGAAAAATATCTCTCTATCACTAGCAACAAAAGAGTTTTTAAGTATGATATCTAATAATATGTAA
- a CDS encoding GNAT family N-acetyltransferase: MSDSEYPQMKTLETRNCILRPASLNDTEDFFDCYKNKVVVKHLPFNEHKSLEDTRKFIKSFFLNPYKKGKIGHFAIVYKRDNKVIGNMGFNNINPKALEAEIGVCINPNYWGHDFATEITKRVIQYGFRELNLNKIIAITYEENANSTKSLDLLGFKCVGKYIKKIHTGSTIKNVPCYQYELKK, from the coding sequence ATGTCTGATTCTGAATATCCTCAAATGAAAACCTTAGAAACTAGAAACTGCATACTAAGACCTGCATCATTAAATGATACTGAGGATTTTTTTGATTGTTATAAAAATAAAGTAGTAGTAAAACATTTACCATTTAATGAGCATAAGTCTTTAGAAGACACAAGAAAATTTATAAAATCATTTTTTTTAAATCCATATAAAAAAGGAAAAATAGGTCACTTTGCAATAGTGTACAAAAGAGATAATAAAGTTATTGGGAATATGGGGTTTAATAATATAAATCCAAAGGCATTGGAAGCTGAAATTGGCGTATGTATTAATCCCAATTACTGGGGTCATGACTTTGCTACTGAGATAACTAAAAGAGTAATACAATATGGATTTAGAGAACTAAATCTAAATAAAATCATTGCGATAACCTATGAGGAAAATGCGAATTCTACAAAATCATTAGATTTATTGGGTTTTAAATGTGTAGGAAAATATATCAAAAAAATTCATACTGGAAGCACAATAAAAAATGTCCCATGTTATCAGTATGAATTGAAAAAATAA
- a CDS encoding YitT family protein, with translation MKKQKSPILLEMLGLFFGCISMSIGINMFLKPHTIAPGGLSGLSLVLNKVTGLPVSAIMLIIGVPLVILAFRIMGTKNSLKTLFGTIVFSAIVQLTDPLSKLRLTDDLLLSAIAGGILVGIGLGIMFKSDASTGGTDLIALILSKKFPGIKATKFMSCLDGMVVISSGIVNRSIETGLYSGIALCVLIKIADMIMEGFDHSKAFFIISEEPESLRQAITKELDRGLTILDGKGGYTRENKEVLLVVVSKKQELYLKRLVKKTDPTAFVIVTDVHEVLGEGFKNLEN, from the coding sequence ATGAAAAAACAAAAGTCGCCAATTTTACTTGAAATGCTTGGGTTATTTTTTGGTTGTATATCAATGAGTATTGGTATAAATATGTTTTTAAAACCACATACAATTGCTCCTGGAGGGCTTAGTGGTCTATCTTTAGTGTTAAATAAAGTTACAGGACTTCCAGTATCAGCTATCATGTTAATCATAGGTGTTCCATTAGTAATACTTGCTTTCAGAATTATGGGTACAAAAAATTCATTAAAAACGTTATTTGGGACAATAGTATTCTCTGCTATAGTCCAATTGACAGACCCACTATCAAAATTGAGATTAACTGATGACTTACTACTATCAGCTATTGCAGGAGGAATTTTAGTTGGGATAGGTTTAGGAATAATGTTTAAATCAGATGCTTCTACTGGAGGAACAGATTTAATTGCACTTATACTTAGTAAAAAGTTTCCAGGGATAAAAGCTACAAAATTTATGTCTTGTTTAGATGGAATGGTCGTTATATCTTCTGGTATAGTAAATCGTAGTATAGAAACAGGCCTTTACTCTGGGATAGCACTTTGTGTCTTAATAAAAATAGCAGATATGATAATGGAAGGATTTGATCATTCAAAAGCATTTTTTATTATTTCTGAAGAACCTGAAAGTTTAAGACAAGCCATAACAAAAGAACTTGATAGAGGTCTTACTATTCTTGATGGTAAAGGTGGTTACACTAGAGAAAACAAGGAAGTACTACTTGTTGTAGTTTCTAAAAAGCAAGAACTTTATCTTAAGAGATTAGTTAAAAAGACTGACCCTACTGCATTTGTTATTGTTACAGATGTACATGAGGTTCTTGGAGAAGGATTTAAAAACTTAGAAAATTAA
- a CDS encoding HAMP domain-containing histidine kinase has product MRKSGYRTILYSYIIFFLVLFCLALTAIGIFLSLINVQHPNGKSICSDWPQNFMESFTEQIIFIDNKPQIKQSGLEKLRENQLWIQILDSYGNRVYGFSEPKNHKNHYSNSELLELAKKDTPNADTVYLSTIKNNEDEFIYIIHFPLNISKVTMFFDGTKFIGGKPIVLSIIGIIFLIVLISGIAYGYWITKFISRITSSVSDIAKRTYLPTKAKGAFADVYDSLNTLNEEIHISDEMKKKTDIIREEWISNITHDLKTPLSPIKGYAEILVDTDNILSYEQVHKYASIMLKNIEYTNTLISDLKLTYQLENGIIPLNKQNSNLIRFLKELAIDILNYPEYGTNTIEFDSNIDNIKFTFDSTLLKRAFSNLIINAFMHGSQDTKVSLNVMIYDKINITVLDNGRGMTEEEVSNLFNRYYRGTNTEQKTEGTGLGLAITKQIIELHRGTISVESILSLGTTFHISFPIN; this is encoded by the coding sequence ATGCGTAAGTCTGGATACAGGACAATACTTTACTCGTACATTATTTTTTTCTTAGTGCTTTTCTGCCTGGCTTTAACTGCAATAGGAATTTTCTTATCACTTATTAATGTCCAGCATCCAAATGGAAAAAGCATATGTAGTGACTGGCCTCAAAATTTTATGGAAAGTTTTACTGAGCAAATTATATTTATAGATAATAAACCACAAATAAAACAATCTGGTTTGGAAAAGCTTCGGGAAAATCAATTATGGATACAAATCTTAGATAGTTATGGAAATAGAGTTTATGGATTTTCAGAACCAAAAAATCATAAAAATCATTATTCTAATTCTGAGTTATTGGAATTAGCCAAGAAAGATACTCCAAATGCTGATACGGTATACTTGAGTACTATTAAAAATAATGAGGATGAATTTATTTATATTATACACTTTCCACTTAATATTTCTAAAGTAACAATGTTTTTTGATGGGACTAAATTTATAGGTGGAAAACCTATTGTGCTTTCAATAATAGGTATTATATTTTTAATAGTTTTAATTTCTGGAATTGCCTATGGATATTGGATAACAAAATTTATTTCACGAATCACGTCTTCTGTTAGTGATATTGCAAAGAGAACATATCTTCCAACCAAAGCGAAAGGAGCTTTTGCTGATGTCTATGATAGTTTGAATACTCTTAATGAAGAAATTCATATCAGTGATGAAATGAAAAAGAAAACAGATATTATACGAGAAGAATGGATTTCAAATATAACTCACGATTTAAAAACTCCCCTTTCGCCAATAAAAGGATATGCAGAGATACTTGTAGACACTGATAATATTCTTTCATATGAACAAGTACATAAATATGCTTCTATCATGCTTAAGAATATAGAATATACAAATACACTTATTAGCGATTTAAAGTTAACATATCAATTAGAAAATGGTATCATTCCGTTGAATAAGCAAAATAGCAACTTGATAAGGTTTTTGAAAGAGTTAGCTATTGATATTTTGAACTATCCAGAATATGGAACTAATACAATTGAATTTGACAGTAACATTGACAATATTAAATTTACTTTTGATTCTACACTTCTAAAGCGTGCATTTAGTAATCTGATTATTAATGCTTTTATGCATGGAAGCCAAGATACCAAAGTTTCTTTGAATGTAATGATATATGATAAAATTAATATAACTGTTTTAGATAATGGGAGAGGAATGACAGAGGAGGAAGTATCAAATTTATTTAATCGTTATTATCGTGGCACTAATACAGAACAAAAAACAGAAGGAACTGGTTTGGGATTGGCAATAACAAAGCAAATTATTGAGCTTCATAGAGGAACTATATCGGTCGAGAGTATTTTATCTTTAGGAACTACATTTCATATTTCCTTTCCTATCAATTAA
- a CDS encoding ABC transporter permease, whose product MKIILKYILTNIKERKIRTAVMLLSVILSTVLLFVSFSIGLSYESAQRKMARGMAGTATIAVQGTGSNKLISLEDIPDLHSIKSKVGILESSAVYHEDGYYESFDIIAADLPQLNKINKPRLVNGNNITDFSGDKIILPDRFTSKYKIKKGDLINLEIYSKPYTFEVADIAAYDTVFLRHTRGVNALIPKDTLSKILNKESGYTKILIEPKNGITTENLINELSEKISTKEYKVSNTVNETQIIADARQKTMPFFLISFFALTMSIFIIYSSYKVITLERLPIIGTFRSIGANKKTVTNILLFESILYGSVGGLLGIPIGIVVLNFMLHGLGNSLEQGISIPTVISPIVIISSFLVAIIVSLLSSYIPIKKTSKLSIKDVVLETVEEKNISNRTIFCIGFIVLFLSILLPRITTENTLYLAGGFSLLGLIISTIILIPIFTDTMSTVFEFIYEKILGNEGKLAARNMKNNKNITQNITLLFISISAVIAISVVGSFVKTYIGDVFRDAKLQGFADGNMNQEFIENVKHMDGIKKVLPIYVMNNEISCDSIKFSRVEATDNIKSYSSMFAINYTNSHMKEVAIKSFEKERSIILNEDTLKKTSFSVGDKIIVSDGDKKVFYTIVGSFKSRANDVEAVIPSRYAVSDFDKTTYGFLAYTAVNPDVIMIQIRDLFGDTSNWSRTVEEFNNDSLNTINSFLSPMNNMTYFILLLATVGIINNLLINYIQKRRSIAMYKSVGQSDKQNIKMTLIEGFTSGLFGAFIGVLISILEIQTIFIVAGPKISMTPDLDFKTFIFVGMLGITVTLIGSVVPIIKGKKMKLVEEIKFE is encoded by the coding sequence TTGAAAATTATATTAAAATATATCCTAACAAACATTAAAGAACGAAAAATAAGAACAGCAGTTATGTTGCTATCCGTAATTTTATCAACAGTTTTACTTTTCGTTTCCTTTTCAATTGGATTGTCTTATGAAAGTGCACAGAGAAAAATGGCAAGAGGTATGGCTGGGACTGCAACAATAGCTGTTCAAGGTACAGGTTCAAATAAATTAATTAGTTTAGAAGATATACCAGATTTACATTCCATAAAATCAAAAGTCGGAATATTAGAAAGCTCTGCTGTTTATCATGAAGATGGATATTATGAATCATTCGATATTATAGCAGCAGATTTACCACAACTAAACAAAATTAATAAACCACGATTGGTAAATGGAAATAATATCACTGATTTTTCTGGTGATAAAATTATTCTTCCAGACCGTTTCACATCAAAATATAAAATTAAAAAAGGTGATTTAATCAATTTAGAAATTTATAGTAAGCCTTACACTTTTGAAGTGGCTGATATTGCTGCATATGACACAGTCTTTTTGAGACATACAAGAGGGGTAAATGCATTAATACCTAAAGACACGCTATCTAAAATTTTAAATAAAGAAAGTGGATATACAAAAATTTTGATAGAGCCGAAAAACGGCATAACAACAGAAAATTTGATAAATGAATTATCAGAAAAAATTTCAACTAAAGAATATAAAGTATCAAATACTGTAAATGAAACTCAGATAATTGCAGATGCTAGACAGAAAACAATGCCATTTTTCCTAATAAGTTTTTTTGCATTAACTATGAGTATTTTTATTATATATAGTAGTTACAAGGTAATTACATTAGAGCGTCTTCCAATCATTGGAACATTTCGAAGTATTGGTGCTAATAAAAAAACAGTAACTAATATTTTACTATTTGAAAGTATATTATATGGAAGTGTTGGAGGGTTACTTGGAATTCCGATTGGTATAGTTGTTTTAAATTTTATGCTTCATGGTCTTGGTAATTCTCTTGAACAAGGTATATCAATTCCAACAGTAATATCTCCAATAGTAATTATTTCTTCTTTTTTAGTAGCGATAATTGTTTCTCTACTTAGTTCATATATACCTATAAAAAAGACTAGTAAGTTATCAATAAAAGATGTTGTTTTGGAAACGGTGGAAGAAAAGAATATTTCAAATCGTACTATATTTTGTATAGGTTTTATAGTACTTTTTTTATCTATTCTACTTCCAAGGATAACAACTGAAAATACTTTGTATTTAGCTGGAGGATTTTCGTTATTAGGACTGATTATATCTACTATTATTCTAATTCCTATTTTTACTGATACTATGTCTACAGTATTTGAATTTATTTATGAAAAGATTTTGGGAAATGAAGGTAAATTAGCTGCCAGAAATATGAAGAATAATAAAAATATCACACAAAACATTACATTACTATTTATAAGTATTTCTGCTGTAATTGCAATAAGTGTTGTAGGAAGTTTTGTCAAGACATATATAGGCGATGTATTTCGTGATGCCAAGTTACAGGGATTCGCAGATGGAAATATGAATCAAGAATTTATTGAAAATGTTAAACACATGGATGGAATTAAAAAAGTTTTACCTATCTATGTTATGAACAATGAAATATCTTGTGACAGTATAAAATTTTCAAGAGTAGAAGCAACTGATAATATAAAATCATATAGTTCTATGTTTGCAATAAATTATACTAATTCTCATATGAAGGAAGTAGCAATTAAATCTTTTGAAAAAGAACGCTCTATTATTTTAAATGAAGATACACTTAAAAAAACAAGTTTCTCTGTAGGGGATAAAATAATTGTATCTGATGGTGATAAAAAGGTTTTTTACACAATAGTTGGAAGTTTTAAATCTCGCGCAAATGATGTAGAAGCTGTTATACCATCTCGTTATGCAGTTAGTGATTTCGATAAAACTACATATGGATTTTTAGCTTACACAGCAGTCAATCCAGATGTGATTATGATTCAGATAAGAGATTTATTTGGAGATACATCTAATTGGAGTCGTACTGTTGAGGAATTCAACAATGACTCTTTAAATACTATAAATAGCTTTTTATCTCCTATGAATAATATGACCTATTTTATTTTACTGCTTGCTACAGTAGGTATAATTAATAATCTATTGATAAACTATATTCAAAAGCGACGTTCTATAGCTATGTATAAATCTGTAGGACAAAGTGATAAACAGAATATTAAAATGACTTTAATTGAAGGATTTACATCAGGTTTATTTGGTGCTTTTATTGGAGTATTAATATCTATATTAGAAATTCAGACGATTTTCATAGTTGCAGGACCAAAGATTTCAATGACACCAGATTTAGATTTTAAAACATTCATTTTTGTTGGAATGTTAGGTATTACGGTAACATTAATCGGTTCAGTAGTACCAATTATAAAAGGAAAGAAAATGAAATTAGTAGAAGAAATTAAATTTGAATAA